One window from the genome of Rickettsiella endosymbiont of Xylota segnis encodes:
- the lepA gene encoding translation elongation factor 4 has translation MQNIRNFSIIAHIDHGKSTLADRLIQVCGGLTEREMSEQVLDSMDLERERGITIKAQSVTLYYTALDGQRYQLNFIDTPGHVDFSYEVSRSLAACEGALLVVDAAQGVEAQTVAVCYTAVEQGLEVLPVLNKIDLPQADPESVIQEIEEIIGIPAQDAVRVSAKQGLGILELLERLIHVIPPPQGDVQEPLQALIIDSWFDTYLGIVSLVRIKNGRLKVGDKIQVMSTGRSYIVDKCGIFTPKRQEMEGLNAGEVGFVIAGVKDIHGAPVGDTLTHTSKPASAPLPGFKRVHPQVFAGLFPVNTEAFTDFREALEKLSLNDSSLFYEPETSEALGFGFRCGFLGLLHMEIVQERLEREYGLDLITTAPTVVYEIVTTRGETLLVDNPADLPMANLIAVMREPIVLANILVPQTYLGAVITLCNERRGVQTKLLYTGKQVSIAYELPMSEVVLDFFDRLKSLSRGYASLDYHFIRFQEADLIKLDILINGDKVDALALVVHRSQSQYRGRQLVAKLRELIPRQMFEVALQAAIGGHIIARETVKALRKNVIAKCYGGDISRKKKLLEKQKAGKKRMKQVGRVEIPQQAFLAVLQLEKK, from the coding sequence ATGCAAAATATTCGTAACTTTTCTATTATTGCTCATATTGATCATGGAAAATCGACCTTGGCCGATAGATTAATACAAGTTTGCGGGGGCTTGACGGAAAGAGAAATGTCCGAGCAAGTACTCGATTCAATGGATCTAGAACGCGAACGCGGAATTACTATCAAAGCACAAAGCGTGACGCTTTATTATACTGCTCTCGACGGACAGCGTTATCAGTTAAATTTTATCGATACGCCAGGGCATGTGGATTTTTCTTATGAAGTATCGCGTTCTTTAGCCGCTTGTGAAGGGGCGTTGTTAGTTGTGGATGCCGCTCAAGGGGTTGAAGCGCAAACCGTGGCTGTTTGTTATACCGCTGTTGAACAAGGTTTAGAAGTTTTACCGGTATTAAATAAAATAGATTTACCGCAAGCTGATCCAGAAAGCGTTATTCAGGAAATTGAAGAAATTATTGGCATACCTGCTCAAGATGCAGTTAGAGTAAGTGCAAAACAAGGTCTCGGCATTTTAGAACTGCTAGAACGACTCATACATGTTATTCCACCACCGCAAGGTGATGTGCAGGAACCTTTACAGGCACTCATTATCGATTCGTGGTTTGATACTTACTTAGGAATCGTTTCTTTAGTACGCATAAAAAATGGCAGGCTTAAAGTAGGTGACAAGATCCAAGTAATGTCTACTGGGCGCAGTTACATCGTGGATAAATGCGGAATTTTCACGCCAAAACGACAAGAAATGGAAGGATTAAATGCCGGCGAGGTGGGGTTTGTTATTGCGGGTGTTAAAGATATTCATGGTGCGCCCGTCGGAGATACCTTAACCCATACTTCGAAACCTGCCAGTGCGCCTTTACCTGGTTTTAAACGCGTTCACCCACAGGTATTTGCCGGTTTATTTCCGGTCAATACCGAAGCTTTTACTGATTTTCGCGAGGCTTTAGAAAAACTTAGTTTAAATGATTCATCCCTGTTTTATGAACCTGAAACTTCCGAAGCCTTAGGTTTTGGTTTTCGCTGTGGTTTTCTTGGTTTGTTGCACATGGAGATAGTTCAAGAGCGTTTAGAACGAGAATATGGTCTCGATTTAATAACTACCGCGCCCACTGTTGTTTATGAGATAGTGACAACGCGGGGAGAAACATTACTTGTCGATAATCCTGCCGATTTACCAATGGCCAATTTGATTGCGGTGATGCGTGAACCTATAGTTTTGGCGAATATTTTAGTGCCACAGACTTATTTAGGCGCAGTAATAACGCTTTGTAATGAGCGTCGTGGCGTGCAAACCAAATTACTCTATACGGGTAAACAGGTATCTATCGCTTATGAATTACCAATGAGTGAAGTGGTTTTAGATTTTTTCGATCGCTTAAAATCTTTAAGCCGGGGTTACGCCTCGCTGGATTATCATTTTATTCGCTTTCAAGAAGCGGATTTAATCAAGTTGGATATTCTAATTAATGGTGATAAAGTCGATGCCCTTGCCTTAGTGGTACATCGCAGTCAATCACAATATCGAGGCCGTCAATTGGTGGCTAAACTTAGAGAGCTCATTCCTCGTCAGATGTTTGAAGTCGCATTACAAGCCGCGATAGGTGGTCATATTATTGCAAGGGAAACCGTTAAGGCCTTACGTAAAAATGTTATTGCTAAATGTTATGGCGGCGATATCTCGCGTAAGAAAAAATTATTAGAAAAACAAAAAGCCGGTAAAAAACGCATGAAACAAGTGGGTCGAGTGGAGATACCACAACAGGCATTTTTAGCGGTGTTACAACTCGAGAAGAAATAA
- the lepB gene encoding signal peptidase I, which yields MSLNFEFFLTTAVVISGAIALVDILIFAPIRKRKKIAHPSVLIEYARSFFPILLLVLLLRSFLAEPFRIPSGSEKPDLLIGDFIVANKFSYGIRLPVLHKKIISIGEPKRGDIVVFLWPRDTSTYFIKRVIGLPGDLISYKDKVLTINGQLAPQTLLGKQTDQDGANEKWSVLLKRENLLGVQHDIYLRPDQLATDFSVYVPPGNYFVMGDNRDNSLDSRYWGFVPEKDLIGKAMWVFFSWDNEQHRVRWNRLGMHIH from the coding sequence ATGAGCTTAAATTTTGAATTTTTTTTGACGACGGCGGTAGTCATTTCGGGTGCGATTGCTTTGGTGGATATACTGATTTTTGCACCCATACGAAAACGAAAAAAAATTGCTCATCCTTCGGTGCTCATTGAATATGCGCGTTCTTTTTTCCCAATTTTACTCTTGGTTTTATTGTTGCGATCTTTCTTGGCCGAACCTTTTCGTATTCCTTCTGGTTCAGAAAAACCCGATCTACTGATAGGTGATTTTATTGTTGCAAATAAGTTTAGTTATGGCATACGCTTACCCGTATTACATAAAAAAATCATTTCCATCGGTGAACCTAAACGTGGTGATATTGTAGTGTTTTTATGGCCGAGAGATACATCAACTTATTTTATTAAACGCGTGATTGGTTTACCTGGCGACCTTATAAGCTATAAAGATAAAGTCTTAACCATCAATGGTCAGCTTGCTCCACAAACCTTACTCGGAAAGCAAACCGATCAAGATGGTGCGAATGAAAAATGGTCGGTGTTGTTAAAGCGTGAAAATTTATTAGGTGTGCAACATGATATTTATTTACGTCCTGACCAATTAGCGACGGATTTTTCAGTATATGTACCACCAGGCAATTATTTTGTTATGGGTGATAATCGAGACAATAGTTTAGATAGCCGTTATTGGGGTTTTGTCCCTGAAAAAGATCTTATCGGCAAAGCTATGTGGGTATTTTTTAGTTGGGATAACGAGCAGCACCGGGTACGTTGGAATCGATTGGGAATGCATATCCATTAG
- the rnc gene encoding ribonuclease III: MRAEIETLCEKLNYRFKNPELLEDALSHRSFRGNKNNERLEYLGDAVLNFVIAAALFRQNIKAREGELSRLRANLVRGETLTDLAKEFELGNYLRLGAGELKTGGAQRKSILADGMEAVVGAIYLDGGFQACETCILRWYENRLENVETIPDLKDPKTRLQEYLQAKKLALPVYTILALDGPAHNQSFKVECQLHGLPNKAVGIGSSRRRAEQKAAEKILAELESIYKA, translated from the coding sequence GTGAGAGCAGAAATAGAAACCTTATGTGAAAAATTAAATTATCGATTTAAGAATCCTGAACTATTGGAAGATGCACTTAGCCATCGTAGTTTTCGTGGCAATAAAAATAATGAACGATTAGAATATTTAGGCGATGCCGTACTTAATTTTGTTATTGCCGCCGCTTTATTTCGTCAAAACATTAAAGCCCGTGAAGGTGAGTTAAGCCGTTTGCGTGCTAATCTGGTGCGTGGCGAAACCTTGACCGATCTCGCAAAAGAATTTGAATTAGGAAACTATTTACGTTTAGGCGCTGGAGAATTAAAAACGGGAGGCGCGCAGCGTAAGTCTATTTTAGCCGATGGTATGGAAGCGGTTGTCGGTGCTATTTATCTTGATGGTGGCTTTCAGGCTTGTGAAACCTGCATACTACGTTGGTATGAAAATCGCTTGGAAAATGTCGAAACCATTCCAGATCTTAAAGATCCTAAAACTCGTTTACAAGAGTATTTGCAAGCAAAAAAATTAGCTTTACCTGTTTACACTATTTTAGCCTTAGATGGTCCTGCTCATAATCAATCCTTTAAAGTAGAATGTCAACTGCATGGGTTGCCTAATAAAGCCGTAGGAATAGGCAGTAGTCGGCGTCGCGCCGAGCAAAAAGCCGCAGAAAAAATTTTAGCTGAATTGGAATCAATCTATAAAGCCTAA
- the era gene encoding GTPase Era has translation MKHLEDTHCGTIAIIGRPNVGKSTLLNKILGEKLTITSSKPQTTRHQILGIKTEAQTQSIYIDTPGIHPNTQRRLSRAMVRSAINALIDVDIIGFVVEANRWTADDDAILERIKQQEHPVILIVNKIDKIKDKTRLLPFLQSCSEKMSFLAIVPVSAQKDKNIDELEKVIALALPIAEFIYPADQFTDRSQRFLAAEFIREKLMRSLYEELPYWLTVSIEQFAEQKKIIKISAIIWTERSSQKAIIIGKNGELLKKVGTEARMDMETCFGKKVYLELWVKVKAGWSEEEGSL, from the coding sequence ATGAAACACTTAGAAGACACTCATTGTGGCACCATAGCCATTATTGGTCGTCCAAATGTCGGTAAGTCTACTTTACTGAATAAAATCTTAGGTGAAAAATTAACCATTACTTCATCTAAACCACAAACGACTCGGCATCAAATTTTAGGAATTAAAACTGAAGCGCAGACGCAATCAATTTATATCGATACGCCTGGAATACATCCTAATACTCAACGTCGTTTAAGTCGAGCGATGGTACGATCGGCTATTAATGCCTTAATCGATGTCGATATTATTGGTTTTGTTGTCGAAGCCAATCGTTGGACTGCTGACGATGATGCTATTCTAGAACGTATAAAGCAACAAGAACATCCAGTGATACTAATTGTTAATAAGATAGATAAAATAAAAGATAAGACTCGTTTACTCCCTTTTTTACAATCCTGTTCTGAGAAAATGTCTTTTTTAGCTATCGTTCCTGTTTCAGCACAAAAAGATAAAAATATTGATGAATTAGAAAAAGTGATAGCGCTTGCGTTACCCATCGCTGAATTTATTTATCCAGCGGATCAGTTCACGGATCGAAGTCAACGTTTTTTAGCAGCAGAATTTATCCGTGAAAAATTGATGCGTAGTTTATACGAAGAGTTACCTTATTGGTTAACGGTCAGTATTGAACAATTTGCTGAGCAAAAAAAAATCATTAAAATTTCAGCCATCATTTGGACAGAACGATCCAGTCAGAAAGCCATTATTATCGGTAAAAATGGTGAGCTGCTCAAAAAAGTTGGCACTGAGGCACGCATGGATATGGAAACATGTTTTGGCAAAAAAGTTTATTTAGAGCTCTGGGTAAAGGTAAAAGCAGGATGGTCAGAAGAAGAAGGGAGTTTATAA
- a CDS encoding hydrolase has protein sequence MQDANVCAKKQAGDNRLSKDNAALLLVDHQTGLFQLVRDYNFDEFKNNVLALADVALLYKLPVVLTTSQEQGPNGPIFPYLKEKFSKSAYIARPGEINAWDNKDFVDAVKATGRKKLIIAGIVTDVCVAFPTLSALSEGYSVYVVVDASGTFNTAVRDAALTRMVHAGAILTSWFALSAELQRDWRHAEGKALADLYEERLVPYGNLIISKNPK, from the coding sequence ATGCAAGATGCTAATGTCTGTGCGAAAAAGCAAGCTGGAGATAATCGATTATCAAAGGATAATGCGGCATTATTGTTGGTTGATCACCAAACCGGTTTATTTCAGTTAGTCCGAGATTATAATTTTGACGAATTTAAGAATAACGTCTTAGCTTTAGCTGACGTTGCGCTATTGTATAAGTTGCCGGTGGTATTAACTACCAGTCAAGAACAAGGTCCTAATGGTCCAATTTTCCCTTATTTAAAAGAAAAATTCTCTAAATCTGCTTACATCGCCAGACCGGGTGAAATTAACGCTTGGGATAATAAAGATTTTGTTGATGCGGTTAAAGCAACCGGACGAAAAAAACTTATCATAGCTGGAATTGTCACTGATGTTTGTGTGGCGTTTCCAACCCTCTCTGCGTTGAGTGAAGGCTATAGCGTATATGTCGTAGTAGATGCATCAGGAACTTTTAATACGGCAGTACGTGATGCTGCACTAACGCGCATGGTACATGCAGGGGCTATATTAACCAGTTGGTTTGCTTTATCCGCAGAATTACAGCGAGATTGGCGCCATGCAGAAGGTAAAGCTTTAGCTGATTTATACGAAGAACGCTTAGTTCCTTACGGAAATCTTATCATTAGTAAAAACCCAAAATAA
- a CDS encoding DUF721 domain-containing protein codes for MIKKSAPEKTPVNILQQDPESILAFIQNKVQQLTQLNQIWQVEIPAELSEHTRVANFRDGYLIIECDSAAWATRLRYILPDITQKLLKHPNFRDLTHIEWNIQPLFHAQNTQLSQLPPTLSSASAELLKNAADTIPVKSLQEALLRIAQHEN; via the coding sequence ATGATCAAAAAATCCGCTCCGGAAAAAACGCCCGTGAATATCTTGCAACAAGATCCCGAAAGCATTTTAGCGTTCATTCAAAACAAAGTGCAGCAGCTAACTCAACTGAATCAAATCTGGCAAGTTGAAATCCCTGCTGAGCTAAGCGAGCATACGCGTGTCGCTAATTTCCGTGACGGTTATTTAATCATCGAGTGTGATAGTGCAGCCTGGGCTACGCGTTTACGTTATATATTGCCAGATATAACCCAAAAATTACTTAAACATCCTAATTTTCGCGATTTAACGCATATTGAATGGAATATACAACCTTTGTTTCACGCACAGAATACACAATTAAGCCAGCTTCCTCCCACACTATCCAGTGCTAGCGCAGAATTATTAAAAAATGCTGCTGATACTATACCCGTTAAATCTTTACAAGAGGCTTTATTGCGTATTGCTCAGCATGAAAATTGA